A window of Nostoc sp. PCC 7120 = FACHB-418 genomic DNA:
GATTATTGTATTCATTCCACATTGCTTGACCACACGAAGGGCATTTTTTTTGAACACAATCGAGTACTTCAAACGATGTTGCTTCTGGTTTTAAACTTTTTCTTACCAAGTTTTTGTACCATTATTTCGTTACAAGCTCAAGATTACAGGATCTCTGCTCCTCTCTAGTAAGTTTTGCCACGCTAGATAAAAATAAGACACAGCTAGAGCTAGAGGTACTGGAAGCTTGTGAAGGTGGTAGCGACGGCATTATTAATGGTGGGCATACGGTTTTAGCGTTTGAGCAAGCAAGAAATTATAAATATGACCTAACCGAAGCTAGAGTCAAAGTCACAATTCATATTGGTTTAACAGAAGATGAGGCTAAGGATATCGCTCTGGCATCAAACACATCTGCCCCTGTGGATGCGCGTTCTAAAGTCAACGCCAGGGGTGACTACAAATTCCTCAAGCAGTTCTTAGCACAATTGGAACGTGAGCAAAAGACAAAGTTCAGAATTGCGTATTACCAAAACCAAAGCGGTGCGCCCAAGAGTCCACAGTGTAACGTCAACCATTTGATTAAGTTGATGAACTGTTTGGACAGGAATAAATATAATCCAGACTCTAAAAGCAGAACCAAACACCCACCTGTGAGCAACACCCCGTCCTTGAGTGAGACGGAAAGACAACGCCTGTCGAAACTGTTACCGCTACTGTCCAAAGGGTTATGGATTGAGCAACGACTATTTCAGGTAATTGAGGAGCATATCACCAAGCCTAAAAGAAAGGGGGTAGTTGACCTCGCATCAATTGACCCACGTAAGAATACACTACTGCCCGACAGCAGATATTCGTTTGGTTTCAGTGCGCCGGCTGATATTGCCATGCCGATTGTTGCTGCCTACCGGGTGTTTTTAGATGAACAGTACAACTGGATAATACCTTTTGA
This region includes:
- a CDS encoding AIPR family protein, which encodes MYHYFVTSSRLQDLCSSLVSFATLDKNKTQLELEVLEACEGGSDGIINGGHTVLAFEQARNYKYDLTEARVKVTIHIGLTEDEAKDIALASNTSAPVDARSKVNARGDYKFLKQFLAQLEREQKTKFRIAYYQNQSGAPKSPQCNVNHLIKLMNCLDRNKYNPDSKSRTKHPPVSNTPSLSETERQRLSKLLPLLSKGLWIEQRLFQVIEEHITKPKRKGVVDLASIDPRKNTLLPDSRYSFGFSAPADIAMPIVAAYRVFLDEQYNWIIPFDDFAEDFLQHLWNNYYRKYLVSEKLAGNTVGSKICRNPVIWDNLYVSAQSYLNQQLLKMVSSSTKREELKLVN